A region of Arvicanthis niloticus isolate mArvNil1 chromosome 18, mArvNil1.pat.X, whole genome shotgun sequence DNA encodes the following proteins:
- the Znf821 gene encoding zinc finger protein 821 isoform X1 translates to MSRRKQTNPNKVHWDQVFAGLEEQARQAMMKTDFPGDLGSQRQAIQQLRDQDSSSSDSEGDEEETTQDEVSSHTSEEDGGVVKVEKELENAEAPVGGGDALVEHEVTENLNSDPLLELCQCPLCQLDCGSREQLIAHVHQHTAAVVSAKSYMCPVCGRALSSPGSLGRHLLIHSEDQRSNCAVCGARFTSHATFNSEKLPEVLNMESVPQVHSEGPSSAEGKDIACSPPVYPAGILLVCNNCAAYRKLLETQTPSVRKWALRRQNEPLEVRLQRLERERTAKKSRRDNETPEEREVRRMRDREAKRLQRMQETDEQRARRLQRDREAMRLKRANETPEKRQARLIREREAKRLKRRLEKMDMMLRAQFGQDPSAMAALAAEMNFFQLPVGGVELDSQLLGKMAFEEQNSSSLH, encoded by the exons GGGACCAAGTATTTGCTGGGCTAGAGGAACAGGCCCGACAGGCAATGATGAAAACCGATTTTCCTGGAGACCTTGGCAGTCAGCGACAAGCTATCCAACAACTGAGAGATCAGGACTCCAGTAGCA GTGACAGTGAAGGTGACGAAGAGGAGACCACACAAGATGAAGTATCTTCCCACACATCAGAGGAAGATGGTGGGGTAGTCAAAGTGGAAAAAGAATTAGAGAATGCAGAAGCACCTGTCGGTGGTGGGGATGCACTAGTAGAGCATGAG GTCACAGAAAACCTAAACTCTGACCCCTTACTTGAACTCTGCCAGTGTCCCCTCTGCCAGCTAGACTGCGGGAGTCGGGAGCAGCTGATTGCACATGTGCACCAG CATACTGCAGCAGTGGTGAGTGCCAAGAGTTACATGTGCCCTGTCTGTGGACGGGCCCTTAGCTCCCCAGGGTCTTTGGGTCGCCACCTCCTAATCCATTCAGAAGATCAGCGGTCTAACTGTGCTGTGTGTGGAGCCCGTTTTACTAGCCATGCCACTTTTAACAG TGAGAAACTTCCTGAAGTACTTAATATGGAATCCGTACCACAAGTCCATAGTGAGGGTCCCTCCAGTGCTGAAGGAAAGGACATTGCCTGTAGTCCTCCAGTATACCCTGCTGGAATTCTGCTTGTATGCAACAACTGTGCTGCCTACCGCAAGCTACTGGAAACACAGACTCCCAGTGTACGCAAGTGGGCCCTTCGTCGACAGAATGAACCTTTGGAAGTAAGGTTGCAACGACTTGAACGAGAACGCACAGCCAAGAAGAGTCGGCGAGACAATGAGACCCCAGAGGAGCGGGAGGTAAGACGCATGAGGGATCGTGAAGCCAAGCGCCTGCAGCGCATGCAAGAGACAGATGAACAGCGAGCTCGCAGGCTACAGCGAGACCGTGAGGCCATGAGGCTGAAGCGGGCCAATGAAACCCCAGAGAAGCGGCAGGCCCGACTCATTCGAGAGCGAGAGGCTAAGAGGCTCAAGAGGAGACTGGAGAAAATGGACATGATGTTGCGAGCTCAGTTTGGGCAGGACCCTTCTGCCATGGCAGCCTTAGCAGCTGAAATGAACTTCTTCCAGTTGCCCGTGGGTGGGGTAGAGTTGGACAGCCAGCTTCTAGGGAAAATGGCCTTCGAAGAACAAAACAGCAGCTCTCTGCACTGA
- the Znf821 gene encoding zinc finger protein 821 isoform X2 produces MCPVCGRALSSPGSLGRHLLIHSEDQRSNCAVCGARFTSHATFNSEKLPEVLNMESVPQVHSEGPSSAEGKDIACSPPVYPAGILLVCNNCAAYRKLLETQTPSVRKWALRRQNEPLEVRLQRLERERTAKKSRRDNETPEEREVRRMRDREAKRLQRMQETDEQRARRLQRDREAMRLKRANETPEKRQARLIREREAKRLKRRLEKMDMMLRAQFGQDPSAMAALAAEMNFFQLPVGGVELDSQLLGKMAFEEQNSSSLH; encoded by the exons ATGTGCCCTGTCTGTGGACGGGCCCTTAGCTCCCCAGGGTCTTTGGGTCGCCACCTCCTAATCCATTCAGAAGATCAGCGGTCTAACTGTGCTGTGTGTGGAGCCCGTTTTACTAGCCATGCCACTTTTAACAG TGAGAAACTTCCTGAAGTACTTAATATGGAATCCGTACCACAAGTCCATAGTGAGGGTCCCTCCAGTGCTGAAGGAAAGGACATTGCCTGTAGTCCTCCAGTATACCCTGCTGGAATTCTGCTTGTATGCAACAACTGTGCTGCCTACCGCAAGCTACTGGAAACACAGACTCCCAGTGTACGCAAGTGGGCCCTTCGTCGACAGAATGAACCTTTGGAAGTAAGGTTGCAACGACTTGAACGAGAACGCACAGCCAAGAAGAGTCGGCGAGACAATGAGACCCCAGAGGAGCGGGAGGTAAGACGCATGAGGGATCGTGAAGCCAAGCGCCTGCAGCGCATGCAAGAGACAGATGAACAGCGAGCTCGCAGGCTACAGCGAGACCGTGAGGCCATGAGGCTGAAGCGGGCCAATGAAACCCCAGAGAAGCGGCAGGCCCGACTCATTCGAGAGCGAGAGGCTAAGAGGCTCAAGAGGAGACTGGAGAAAATGGACATGATGTTGCGAGCTCAGTTTGGGCAGGACCCTTCTGCCATGGCAGCCTTAGCAGCTGAAATGAACTTCTTCCAGTTGCCCGTGGGTGGGGTAGAGTTGGACAGCCAGCTTCTAGGGAAAATGGCCTTCGAAGAACAAAACAGCAGCTCTCTGCACTGA